The following DNA comes from Sphingorhabdus sp. M41.
CGCCATCGCCATGGGCATGCCAATTGGTCCGCTCGCCGTGGTCGATGAGACGACGCTGCAACTGGGCTATGATATCATGACTTCGACCAAGGAAGAAATGGGCGACGCCTATGTGCCGAGCGGTACCGAGGGTCTGATGGACATCATGGTCAAGCAGATCGACCGCCGCGGTCGGCGCTTTGGCGGTGGTTTCTACGAATATGCCGACGATGGCTCCAAGAAATTGTGGCCCGGCCTTGCCGACCATTTCCCGCTGGCCGAAGAACAGCCTGACGTCGAAGAGGTCAAGCAACGCCTGATGTTCATCCAGCTGATCGCGACTGCGCAATGTTTCGACGAAGGCGTTGTATCCGATCCGCAATCCGCTGATCTCGGCGCGATCTTCGGCTGGGGCTTCGCGCCCTGGACCGGCGGTCCGATGAGCCATATCGACACGATGGGCGTCGATAATTTCGTTCGCATTGCCGACAATCTGGCGCAGAAATATGGCGAGCGGTTCAAACCGCCGATGAGCTTCCGTGAGAAAGCCGATGCTGGCGAAAGCTTCTACAAAGCAGCCTAGGCCGGACCAGAATTCTATAAGAAAGAGCTCCTTCGGGAGCTCTTTTTTTGCCCGTCAGGAACGCTGGTTCACAAGGCCGTCTAATTTCGCAGACAGTTGATCGAGCTTTCGGGACAGTTCATCCATAGTCGAACTGTCAACAGGCTCCCGAATATGGTCGGCGCCATAATGCGCGCGGAACAGGGCCACCATCTGATCCACAACCGGTTCTTGTTGCCGATGCGGGCGTTCTGCATCGATGGTCATTTCAATCGATCGCGCGCTATATTCAAGACTGCCATAGAATATGTCTCGTGCCTGCCACAACACTGCGTCTCGCCGCAATTCGCCGCGGTCCTGTCCACGCCGGAACAGCTGGTCGAAAACCGCAACATAATGGCGCAAATGATCCCGCGAAACGCTGACTTCACTATTGTTACGGCGCAGGGCAAAGGTCAGGTTGATGAAATCCGAATTCAATATCACGGTGTTCAGATGATATTGCGCCAGCGCCCGCAAACGGTCGCAAAAAGAGTCGCCCTTGATGGACGCCATGACCGCCTCTGCTTCCAGGGTTAGCCCGTCCCAGAATTGCTGCAGCACCGCCAGCATCAATTCGGCCTTGGATTCATAATAGCTGTAGATTGTACCTTCGCCGATACCGGCCCGGCGCGCGATCTCGGACATGCGCGCTCCGTCAAAACTATGTTCTACGAAAACATCACGCGCTGCCTCCAGTATCGCACGTTCCTTGCGCTCCAGCTTGACCCGCTGGGTTTCCGGATTGATCGCCTTGGTCGTCAAAACCTGTCCCTTATTGAGCTTGACTCGAAAATACCGAATGCTATTCAACTAGCCTTTGTGGACTTGCCGTGTCAAATAACGAATAGTCCGTTCGGTAAAATCGGAAAGAGGCGCTGCATCAATGCCCCAGTTTAAATCGAAAATTGTCACGGGTTCAGATAGTTTTGCCCAGAACCGCAAAGACATGCTGGCGCTGATTG
Coding sequences within:
- a CDS encoding TetR/AcrR family transcriptional regulator, yielding MTTKAINPETQRVKLERKERAILEAARDVFVEHSFDGARMSEIARRAGIGEGTIYSYYESKAELMLAVLQQFWDGLTLEAEAVMASIKGDSFCDRLRALAQYHLNTVILNSDFINLTFALRRNNSEVSVSRDHLRHYVAVFDQLFRRGQDRGELRRDAVLWQARDIFYGSLEYSARSIEMTIDAERPHRQQEPVVDQMVALFRAHYGADHIREPVDSSTMDELSRKLDQLSAKLDGLVNQRS